The Lathyrus oleraceus cultivar Zhongwan6 chromosome 5, CAAS_Psat_ZW6_1.0, whole genome shotgun sequence genome includes the window TGGTGAAATAACCACATGCTCTATACCTTTCTCACTGCAAAATCTAGCAAATTCTTGAGAGGTCTATTCACCCCCACCATCAGTTCTCAGTTTCTTCAACTTGCATCCATTTTGCCTTTAGACATGCAATTTGAACTTCTTGAATTGTGTGAATACCTCACTCTTACTTTCAATAAGGTAAATCCACAAATATCTAGTGAATTCATCTATGAAGGTTAGGAAGTAGTAGCTACCTTCATTCGACCTCACTTTAAATGGTCCACGCACATCATAGTGAACTAACTCTAACTTTTTCTTCGACCTCATTGGCAAGTCATGCTTGATTTCTTTCCTAGCCCGCTTTGCTTTGCAATATTCCTCACACACTTTACTTGTTTCTTTCACCTGAGTAAGACATACACCATTTTCTTCTGGTTGAGCATACCTAAACTTATGAAGTTTAATGTCCATATTTGTGATGCCATAGACAATTCTTGTCTTCTTCTGCAGAAGCAAGACATTTGTGATCAAATGGGTTGATCTATACTTTAAAGGTCCTGTTGTCTGCCTATGGTGCCTTTAGAATCAACCTTTCATCACTATGATACACCTTCATATGATTCCCTTCTATATTCATGTTGTACTCTTTTGCAAGTAATTGACCCATGCTTATCAAGTTACTTGTTATTGAAGTTACATACAACACTTCAGTGATGTTGGCTTTTCAACCATCTTTTCTAACAACAGAGATGTCTCCCTTTCCACCTGATGTGAAGTGCCTTCCATTTGCAAACTTGATCACTTTCTCAACTGATTCATCTAGCTTGGTGAACCAATCTTTGTTACCAATCATGTGGTTACTGCATCCTGAATTCAGGTACCACATGTTGGTTTGCCCAGTGTTCGACTAGATATTGGCCATGATTAACACATAATCATAATCATTATCTTCAGAGTGTGCATGTTGCATTTATCATTATCTTTCACTCGTACTTCCTTCTTTCTTCGACAGTCTCGAGACTAGTGGTCAAATCCTTGACAGTTGTAACGTTGCACCTCCTTCATGTCAATTTTCTTCCCATAATACTTGTTACCCATGTCTTTCTTGATCGAATCAGATTGATTCTTTGAGTTCTTGCTTGACTTCTCATCATTAGCAAGGTTGTTTCCCTTCTCTTTCCCAGATTTCTTGATGAATCTTGCTTGTAGTATCTGTTCAACCACCTTCTCTATTTCTGAGTTCCTCTGCTTCAACCCCATTTATAATAAGCCTCTAATGAAGCTTAAAGTTCTTCTAACTTTATCTCATCTAGGTTCTTAGACTCTTTAATTGACACTACAATGTAATCAAAATTCGCAGTCAGGGATCTCAACACTTTCTTAATCTTCTGCAAGTCGTTGATTGATTCACAATACAACTTCATCGGCCACACGTGAAAGGTATTCAGAGACTGATTCATCTTCCTTCATATGAGTCAACTCAAATTGTTTTCTCAACGTCTGCAACTTCACTCTTTTCAGTTTTTCATCTCCGTAGTACAAGTTCCTTAACTTGTCTCACGCTCCTTTTGTCGGTTCTTATTCAATAATCTTCTCAAACACGTTAGAGTCCACACATTAGTGAATCCACAACATACAATTTCCATCTTTCTTTCTCCGTTCCTTATGTGCGGCTTGCAGAACAACATCTGCATTCGCTTCCAATGTCGGTACTCCATTCTTCACGGTTCCAGCCACATCTTGAAATATGAAGATGATCTTCATCTGTGCAACCCACAGATCATAGTTTTCATCTTTGAAACCGGCAGATTCGTTGGAAATTGCGTTGATATTGTGTTTCTGTTTGCCATTGCAGATGCTCTATGAATCACAACTCAGGTCCCTTAATACCAATTTGTTGGAACAAAAGGTTTTTTCAAGAAAGATGAAAGAAGAggagagaaaagagagaaaatTATAAACTGAATTAGAAATTAGGATTTTAATCTAGTGaagttctctctctctctctctctctctctctatctctctctcttctctctctctctctctctctctctctctctctctctctctctctctctcgctctctctctctctctctctctctctctctctctctctctctctctctctctctctctctctctctctctctctctctctctctctctctctctctctctctctctctctctctctctctctctctctctctctctctctctctctcttatatatatatatatatatatatatatatatatatatatatatattcacatCACTCCAAAACATACAAAATATAAAGTATTAAATTACAAGTTACATTTCAACACAACTATATAATGTATTCTATTCTCGAGAATATAATTGACTTAAGAATATAATTGACTTATTCACTTATACTAACTACTTCGGCACCGTCGAATGCTAACTTTCGATAAAACATCGAATTACAACTTCTAACCTAAACAAGTGTGGTACCAACCTTTTTTAATGGATATttttataatataaaatattactaaaaaattaaatttaaaaactaaagaaacaaaaagaaaagaaaaagcgAAAGAAAATGATGGTAGTAGTAGATGATGTAGAAAAACAACAAGAAAAAGAACTAACTATGGTTAATGACCTTTTGTCCGGAAATCAAGGAAGTTGTAACCATGGTTAATAATCAATAAATCAACCCCAAGCTACTAGTGTTAAGTGGGGTATTGTATTCCTCTATAAAGCAAAAGAGAAAAGGTTCAAAGCAATAATCAACTCCAATATCACAAACTCAACCTATTAACCCATTCTTCCAGTTCAATCCATGACCCACATCACAAATCCCCAATTCCTTTCTTTGTAAGTCTCAAAGTTTCCATCTTTTTCTTCTAAACTATTCTGGGTGTTTCCAATTTTTCTTCTTTGTCATAGCTTCCATGAAATGGTAGATCCTAAGTTAGTTCTTTTTATGATTCCTTTATCTTTTATTTTGATCATAACAATTTTGCTACTTAAAGTTTTGATTTTTTGGTAGGTTTTGCCGATGAAGATGCCACCCCCAATGCTTATAATTTAATTTTGTCTGCTCAATTTGTAATCTGAAAACTTTGACATCAAATTATAAGCTAATTGGGTTTTCAAAAATTGTTGCTTTTCACTTTATGGTTTGATTTCTTTCTTTAAATTCCCTTTATTCTTTTTTACCTAATTCTTTTAGATTTTGGGGATTGGTTTTCTAGTTCAGGCTTTTGGGTGACAAATTTTCATTCTGCATATCAAATTAAATTTCCCCTTCCATTTTCAATGTGATTTTCTTCCTATCTCCATGTACAATTTGGTTGATTAGACATCACAACACCTTATTTgttttctttcaattttattacACTTGTGTTATTTCTGTTTTATTATAGTATACCCTTTTGATGTGTTTGCAGGTAACATTCATCCATTTGACAGATCAATTCTGCTCCAAAGTTTGGTGCATCATAAAGTGTATCACTATTTAAGTGAATTTTTTTTAAAGTCAAAATGGGCCTATCAAGTCTTCCAGCACCATCTGAAGGAGTGTTATGCATAATTCTAGTAAACACTGCCATGTCCATATCCATATTCAAAGGGATTATTAAAACTATCCTACATATAATTGGCATCATTGCTTCACCACCACCCTCCTCAACTTCAGATGAGTTCCATCTCAGTCCTTCAGATGATTTCATTCAAGAGTTCAGAAGCATGACACCAACACTTAGGTTTGAGAGTGTGTGTAGTAGCTGCAAAGAGCCTGAACATGATTGTTCAGTTTGTCTCACTCAATTTGAACCAGAATCAGAGATAAACTACTGTTTATCGTGTGGACATCTTTTCCATAAAGTTTGTTTGGAGAAGTGGTTGGACTATTGGAACATTACATGTCCACTTTGTAGGACTCCTTTAATTCCTGAAGATGATGCATCTTGCTTTTCATGAGTAATGATTAAAGTATGCACAAGGCTCTTCATGTACAGTGTATATATTTGTGACAATTTTGATGTTCCTATGTATCTGACTTTCTTTTTAGCCTTCTCAGTGCTTTGCCTTTTATGATGTAGAGTTAGTGGAGGGTTTTGTTTTGTTTACTATGTGTTTTTTCTCTGTATCTGATCATGATGTTGCCACATATGAGATCAGGGATATACTTTTTTTGGTTATTTGTGATTTGTCCATAATGTCCTCCTTGTTAGGTACTGTAAGATATTTTGGAagccctttttcttttttggaACACTTTATGATTATAATGAAGCATGTGATGAGTTAGGCTATAAAACTTTAGGTATTAGAGGACATATTTTGATAAGGGTGGTGAGTTTGACCAGATTTCAGCAACACATTCTGCAAAATTCACTCCCAACACCTCTAAAGAAAGGTGTGTGGCTGTGATTATAtttaatttttctttttaaattatTATCAGGATCGATAATGTCAGTGTTGTCAGTGTCGTGTTTGTGTCCTTTTATCGATTTGTAAAGAAGGTTTATCGGTATCTAAACAAGCCCATAATCTGTAAAGGTCCAAACCTCATAATTTCATAGATGACAGAAGGATAACAAAAcaaaaagagaaagagaagaaaaaaGGGAAGTGAATAGTATATGCTGAATCTGCTCTATATTAATTTTGAATGTTTTTTCTTGTACAATGTTTATGATTTTTAGTATGTTATAAATGTTTACTTTTTCTATATAAATATATTGAGCAGATAAAGTTTAGTTACATGGTGCCACAGTGGAATTTAGTTAACATATAATAAGAAAATGAAGGTTTGCCTTATTTATGATGAATAATTTGCTTTGAATTGAACAGCATTACTATGTTCAGACAACTCGCCTATCTATTTGTCTGATGTTTACATGGATAAGAATGGGCGTGCCGTGATGTTATGACACAGTTGATTCTTATTTTTAATAGATCAATTAACAAAATATCTAAGAGTGAACAGCTAATTGGGTTTAAGCTTAAAAGTGTTACGCAATTTCAACTGCAGTTgaatttatttataaaatataattttacttaattttttatttaaataatcatgtttttcaaaataaatttcaaaataattatatttttttcagaaagaatatttcaaataaaaaaattcaCCGACAAGTGATATATGCATATAGGTCATACCAGTGCGCATGCATCTTCAGGAGCGTCTAAAAGTTGTATGCATTCACCACATACGTGATTATTATATGCATGTGTCACAGTATACCAAGACAACATAGTAGTGATTATTATATGCATGTGTCACAGTATACCAAGACAACATAGTAGctattagaagtaattcatatttatttagttgtattattttcttagcccctaagtttgttagagggtattttagtattttatcctattatagtaaccctagttttagcttataaatatggtgacaatcattgtaacttttatcatgtttgtagccgtcattctctgaatagaatattcatctttcattctacctttgcaccaacaattggtatctagagctccggttcggattcattgggaaacacgggaaacacgagtgaacgtgaggtcttgtgtgtttgattttgattcttagattcgtgttgaatcttgaacaaaatctgatcagaattttaattctgtgggttgggaaacactgtgtgagaaatctgagtgtactgtgcaaggtagaaagatgaacggaaacggcaacatgaacaccaaacttccagtatttgatggtaaaaactggaatcgttggatgatccagatgcgtgtactgttcggtgctcaagatgttctagatcttgtcattgatggttatgttccggtagcagcagatgcgacggatgaacagaaaaacgcgcagaaggaaggaataagg containing:
- the LOC127083310 gene encoding probable E3 ubiquitin-protein ligase XERICO, giving the protein MGLSSLPAPSEGVLCIILVNTAMSISIFKGIIKTILHIIGIIASPPPSSTSDEFHLSPSDDFIQEFRSMTPTLRFESVCSSCKEPEHDCSVCLTQFEPESEINYCLSCGHLFHKVCLEKWLDYWNITCPLCRTPLIPEDDASCFS